The sequence CCTTATCGACGACAATGAAACCGTGCCGTCTTAAGAGGGTCGCCAGTATCCTTCGGATTGGAGACTGGCGCCTTCCTTTAGAGTTCATTCCGACCTGATTATAAACTACCTTCCTAGGAAGCGGACGTAGTGGATGAAACCAGTCCACATATCACCTGTTTCCAGCTTTTCCGGGGCGACGTACCGTCGCAATTGGCAGCTGGTGGCCCGGTTTGCCGATCCAATCCGGCATCCAAGTTCACGGACCCTCCAGGCGACCAGACCGGGACACGCCCACCCGCCGTAATGAACAAGCTCACGAAGAAGGTCTCTGCAGTGGTCGAGCGGGCAGCCCTACCTAAAGGTTTGACTCTCCACATGATCTGTCGATGAAGAAGCCTTTGATCAAGGCACGACATGCCACTCGATGAGGACATCGTCCACACCTTCGGAAGCTTCAGGATTCTTAAAGCGAGCGAGGCTAGAAACATCTCCTGAATATCCCTGCAATGTGATTTGGGCTCTTCGGTCAGCTGTCCACTCGAACGCCCAATCGTGCTTGCGAGAGGTTCCGCTCGTTTCAAAGGAACCGACGATGACGCGGTCCTTTCCGTGTTCCACGACGACCCGCCACGTGGCACCCACCAAAGGCTCACTCGGTCTATGGGTCTCTAGGAGAAGTCGAAAATCCTTCCGGGGAGACTCCCTCGAGATTTCGACCGTGTACGCGACCGTTTCACGATTTCCGCATCCGTTCGCAAGTAAACCCAGTCCAAGGAGACAAGCGGTCCTGGATACGTCCACTCAAACAGCTTGGCACATGGGGCTTGATCGTGGACCGAGCGGCTTTCGGCCTTGATGGGTCTTGCTGTTTCGGGCCTGACCCGTCGACCGTCCCCGCGCCATGCGTCCCCCAAAATGACCCCGGACTGGGTGCCCAAGCCGGGACTCGCGTAACTGCAAACTTGTGTGGATGAAGCACGCCGCGATCGCGCTCGCCGTCCTCCTGACCGCCACGGCCCACGCTCAAAGCTACACGACCGGCCCGAGCGACGACATCTGGGCGTACGGCCATGCGCTCGACGGGGGCACCGACCCCTTGCTCCGCGTATGGGGCGACGGGGTGACGAGTTACAAGTCCGAATGGCCGGCAGGGGACGAATGGAGCTACGGCTACCTGCGGTTCCCGCTCGCCGGGATCGCGCCGGGACGCTACAAGATCGTTTCGGCCAAGCTGTCCGTCACCCACCGCGTGACGTCGAGCGGCACCTTCACGCGGCAGGCGGGCGAAACGAACCCGCTCGAGGCACGCGCCCTTCCCGCCGTCTTCACGGAAGCGACTTGGGACTTCTCCGACCCTGCCAACCCCGTCCCTTCGGGCGTGCTCTACGGCAACGGGTCGATGGTGAACTACAGCGGCACGACCTCGTTCGTGATCCCGGTCGACCTCAAAGGCGCCGCGTTCGAAACCGATTTCAATGCCGCCGTCAACGGCACGACGAAGAGCATCGCCGTCGCCTTGACGAGCAAGATGCCCGTTTCAGGCATGGAGGGCGCGCTTCCCTACCGGATCTTCTCGCGGGAAAACTCGCCCTCCCTGCGTCCGAAGCTCGAGATCGTCTTCAAACGCTTCCCCTCGTGGACGGGCCCGTTCGGGCAGGTCTTTACGAACGGCGGTTAGCCCCGGCCCCTGGACCGCCGGGGCCGAACAGGCCCACAATCGTGCATGAACTCCCGGGACGAGGAGACGCGAATCCGGATCGAAGAGGTCTTCCGGCTTGAATCGCGACGCGCGTTCGCCGTCCTCGTCCGGCATTTCGGCGACTTCGATCTGGCCGAGGACGCGCTTCAGGACGCCTTTCGCGCCGCGTTGGAGTCTTGGCCGCAGACCGGGCTCCCGGACCGGCCCTTGGCGTGGCTCGTCTCGACGGCACGGCACAAAGCGCTCGACGTCCTGCGGCGACGAGCGAGGACCGACGCCCTCACTCCCGCCGACGAAGCCCTTCTCGCGAACGACCCGACCTCGGACACGCCAGATCTCGGTACCGTCGGCGACGAGGTCTTGAGGCTCGTCTTCACGTGTTGCCATCCGGCCCTTGGCACGGAGGCCCAGATCGCGTTGACGCTGCGCGAGGTCTGTGAGTTGACGACCGAGGAGATCGCGAAGGCGTTCCTCGTTCCCGCCCCGACCCTTGCCCAACGCATCGTGCGGGCGAAAGCGAAGATCCGCGACTCGAAGATCCCGTTCGAGGTCCCCGATCCGGTCGACCTTCCCGGACGCTTGGACGCCGTCCTCCGGACGGTCTACCTCGTGTTCAACGAAGGCTATTCGGCGAGTTCTGGCGACGACCTGATCCGGCACGACCTTGTCGATGAAGCGGTCCGGCTCGGGCGGCTCTTGGCCGACTTGTTGCCGGAGCCTGAGGTCCTTGGGCTCCTCGCGTTGATGCTCTCGGCCCGGGCCAGGCGCGCCGCGCGGCTTTCGCCTGACGGAGACATCGTGCTTCTTGAAGACCAGGACCGTTCGCTCTGGGACACGGCTGCTATCACTGAAGCTTCGAACCTTGTCCAAGAAGCGATCCGGACCCAAGGTTATGCCGCGTACACTGTTCAAGCCGCGATCTCGGTCGTCCATAGCGAGGCGCCGACATATGGGGACACGGACTGGAACGAAATCGTGGGACTCTACGACGTGCTGCTGCACATGGAGCCTTCTCCGATCGTGGAACTCAACCGCGCCGTCGCGGTCGCCATGCGGACGGGCCCAGAGGCCTCGTTGGGCACGGTCGAACGCTTGATCGAGTCGGGCGGGCTCGCCGAGTACCACTTTGCGCACGCCTTCGCGGCCGACCTCTATGCGAGATCAGGGCAACGGGAGAAGGCTGCGGCGGCGTTCCACAGGGCCATCGGTCTGGCACCGCTCGAGGCGGAACGACGGCTCTTGCAGCGGAAACTCGACGCCCTTTGAACCCGGGGCGGCGAGTTTTGAAAAAATTCGAAAGGACGTGTCGATTTGCCTGTCGGTCGAACGACCACGGTGTACAGGGCAGGAAACGGCAAGAGCCGGACCGCGCTGAAGCACGAAGAAGGAATCCACAATGAACGCAGAGGCAACCATGACCACCGAGAAGATCACTGTCGCCACGACCATCGCCGCTCCGATCGCCGACGTTTGGCACGCTTACAACTCGCCCGAGGACATCGTCCGATGGAACACACCGAGCGACGATTGGCACACGACCAAAGCGACAGTCGACCTGCGCGAAGGCGGAGAATTCTGTTCCCGCATGGAAGCGAAGGACGGCAGCATGGGCTTCGACTTCGCCGGCACGTACACCAAGATCGTGGACAACGAGCGGATCGAGTACGCCTTCGGCGAGCGGGCCGCGCTGGTCGAGTTCCTCCCTGGCGCCGATGCCGTCACCGTGCGCGTCACGTTCGACCCTGAAGATCAGAATTCGATCGAAATGCAGAGAGGCGGTTGGCAAGCCATCCTCGACAGCTTCGGTCGCTTCGTCGAAGCGCGGGTTCAGGGAGCATGAAGTACCTGTGCCTCGTCTACCTGGACGAGGAACATTGGAGCGCTTGCCCCGACGACGTGTGTTCTGCCTACGGGCAGAGCCTCGCCGAGCGTGGCGTCCTCAAGGCGGCCGAGCCTCTGCACCCGGTGGAGGCCGCGACGACCGTCCGGATGCGGAACGGCCGGTTGACGGTGACCGACGGCCCCTTCGCGGAGACGAAGGAGATGCTCGCCGGATTCTATCTCGTGGACGCCAAGGACCTGAACGAAGCGATCCGGATCGCGGGCGACATCCCGCCCGCCAAGTACGGTTCGATCGAGGTCCGACCCGTCCGCGACCTGAAGACCTGAACCGGACAGGGCCGCAATACGGCTCATGGCCGGTCTCCTTTTACAAGGGAATGCGGCCCTGCGCGAGTCGCAGGGCCGCAATCTTCCGCCTCGGCCGTGTCTCAGCCGGTGCGAAGTTCCGACGCCGGGACGGGCGGCGGGACGGTCGCGGGTGCGCCGGCTTCCACGATGTCATGGCCCGTGTACTTGGCCAAAATCGTACGGATCTTCTCGAGCGGGACGTCGTGGCTCGGGCCAGAGACGCTGACAAGGGCCCCGCCACCGGAGACGTGGTCGGAGAAGCGTCGAGCGGTCTGCTCGTCGACTCCCTGGTCCTTCAAGTAACCGACCGCCGCCCCTGCGACGGCGCCTGCCGCTGTCGCGGCGACCGCTCCGCCGAGCGCCATCGATAGGGCGCCTCCGCCGATAACGATCCCGGCGCCGGGGATCGTCACCGAGGCCAAGGCGGCCAGGGCGCCGACACCGAGACCGATACCGGCGCCTTTCGCGCCGCCTTCGACGGCATCTTGAGCGGTCGTCACGGTGATTCCGTCCTTGGCCTGTCGCTGGAGGTCGTCCGCGGCACCGCCCGGGTGCTCCCAATCGACAGGCATGTCTTTGACGAAAACGCTGACGTCGCCGGGATCGACACCGTGGTCGATCAGGGCTCCGACCGCGCGCGCCCCCGTTTCAGGAGCGTCGAACGTCGCGTGAAGTGTGGTTCTCATGATCGTTGTCCCGGCCGTCAGGAGGGCCGGACCTCCAGTCGGTTGTCGACCTTCTGCTTTCCTCCCTTCTCCTTGACGGCCCGCTCGGCGATGTCACCGGCGAGGCTCTTCAATTCGGCCGACTTGACGTGGCCAGAGAGGGTCACGGCCTCATCGCTCGAATCGACGTCGATCTGGTTGGCGGGGTCGTTAAGGGACGGGTCGGCGACGATGGCGGACTTGATCATCGGGGTCAAGTTGACGGCGGCGCCCATGTCCTTGCCGGCCTCGTCAGCCTTCGAGCGGGCTTCGTCGGCGGCTTGTTCGGCGTTCTTGCCGTTGATCTGGGCGTCCTTCTTCATGCCTTCCGCCGTATTGTCGCAACCCGTCAAGGTTCCGATGGCGAGGGCCCCGGCCAGGGCGATAAGGTGGCGTGTCATAGTCGGTCCTCCTATTGCCCCGCGAGGGGGCTGCCCCCACTGACGCCCGTCGTGATGAGAGGGCGGTCAAGCGCTAGGCCCCCTCCGTAAGAATGCCGTAAGACCAATCTGGACAGAGGTATCCTCAAAGGGAGCCAAAAGGGGCGCTGACACGGAGCGGCGATACCGGACTGACCGTATAAGGAAGAGAATGTCGAACCCCGTACCTGTGACCGTCTTGGCCATCGAGGACGATCTCGCGATCCGACGCCTGCTCAAGGTGTCGTTCGAGAACACCGAGTTCCGACTCCTCGAGGCCGAGAACGCGGCCGACGGGATCGACCTGATCGCCAAGCGCCGTCCGGACATCGTGCTCCTGGACATCGGCCTTCCGGACTCGGACGGTATGGACGTCATCAAGACCGTCCGAAGCTGGTCGGGAGTCCCGATCCTCATCGTCAGCGGCGAGGGCGACGAGGACCGTAAAGTCAAGGCCCTCGAAAGCGGGGCCGACGACTATGTCACGAAGCCGTTCGGCGTGTCCGAGCTGTTCGCGCGCATGAAGGTCGCCCTCCGGCACCAAATGCAGGCCGGGAACGCGGTGCAGGAGCCCGTCTTCGCGTCCGGCGACCTCACGATCGACCGGGCCGCCCGCGAAGTGACGGTTCGAGGGGAGCGGATCCACTTGACGCCGATCGAGTTCAAGCTCCTCCTGACGCTCGCCAAATACGCAGGAAAAGTCGTGACCCACCGCCAGTTATTGGCGGAGGTTTGGGGCGAGGAGTACACCGAGGAGTCGCAGTACCTCCGCGTCTATATGGGTTATCTCCGCAAGAAGATCGAGGCCGACCCCGAGCGGCCCGTCCTGCTCCTCAACGAACCCCGGATCGGCTACCGTCTCGTCGTCTGAACGGCCGTTTCTACAAAACTCTTACCGGCCTCCCTCCTGTTTCGAACGGCCTTTTTACGCTTCGGATCGGACAATGACTGCGTACCTGTCGGGTCATTGGCACCGACGGTACAGGAGCCGAGAAGATGGAAGTTATCGAAAAAAGAGCCACCTTCGAACGATTCATGGATTCGGTCAAGGGCCGCGCCCTCGCCTATGCACTGCATCTGGCCCGTAACAAGGAGGACGCCGAGGACCTGGTCCAGGAAGCTTCGATGAGGGCGTACCGCGCCTTTGACCCTGACAGCCACGTGGCCGTCCCCGACGCTTGGATGAAACAGATCGTCCGCCGCTGCTTCCTCGACATGAAGCGCCGCCGCCGCCGCCGACCGACCACGACGTCGCTCGAAGCCATCCAGGACGACAACCCCTATTTCGACGCCGCCGACCCGAAGGAGCAGACCGACCTCTTGGCGATCAACGACGCCTTTAGCCCCCAGGTCCGCAAGGCCCTTCAGACGTTGACCGAAGAACAGCGCGCGATCGTCATCGCCGCGTTGACGGAAGGCGAGACCCATGCGGCCTTGAGCGAACGGTTCGGGTGCGGGGTCACGACCTTTCGGACCCGGCTCCACCGGGCCCATCGATGCCTCAAGCGCCACTTGATGACGGTCGACCCGTCGTTCCGACGTCCGGCCGAAAGCTCGTTCGCTTGACGGGCCCACGGACGGGCTCCGCCCTTCCTTGGAACATTGGGGAAAGGGCGGTCGGCCCTCCTTGGCCCGACCCTAGAGGACGCGACCCGTCGCCGGATCCTCTTGGGATCCATGGCCACTCGACGCTCTCCGCGGGACGACCGCGGCCCGACCCGCCGACCGAAGTCGGCAGAACAGGACAAGAAACCATGCTCTACTGGACCGCCGTGTTCTTCATCATCGCGCTCGTCGCCGCCTTCTTTGGCTTCGGCGGCATCGCTGGCGCCTCGGCCGGAATCGCGCAGATCCTCTTCATCGCGTTCCTGGTCCTAGCCGTCGTCTCCCTCCTTTTGCGGGGCCGAGTGAACACCTGACCCCCTTCGCTCCGTCAAAAGTGCTGTCATGTGCAATGTGTCTTCTGTCGCGAACATCTCTTCGACCGCCGCCAACCCGGATCTTCGGGCGGCCGAACAGACGCTCGGACGACTGAACGACCGCTTCACCGCGCTGGCCCGTCAGAACGCCTCGGTCTCCGGTTGGTGGGACGACGGGAAGCGCGACTTTCAAACCGACGTTATGCGCGCCTATCAGTGGATCGACCGCTGCAAGGCGTCCTCCGGGCAAGACGCGGCCGATATCAGGGCCGGTGTCATCGCTCTCGTCCGAGAGCTCGAGCGGAACTTCTCCGCGATCGACGTCAAGGCCTGATCTCTCAGTCCGCCCGCCACTTTCGAGACGCCAGCAACTCGGCGATGGCGTCGATCAGTTCGTCCGCGTCGACCGGCTTGGACAGGTGGGTGTCATAGCCGGCCTCCTTCGACATCGCCCGGTCCTTCTCCCGTGCAAAGGCGGTCAACGCGATGGCGGGCACGGTCTTCTGAGGTTCCGAGTCCATGGCCCGGATGCGGGCGATCATCTGTAGGCCGTCCATATCGGGCATCCCGATGTCGCTCAGGAGCACGTCGGGCGCCCCTTGTCCGAGTAGCTCGATCGCTTCTTGCGCCGACGCGGCCGAGCGGACCGTTGCGCCGCACTCCATCAGCACGATGCCCAAGAGGCCCCTTGTCGATTCGTCGTCGTCGACGACCAGAATCTCGGCCCCTGACAGGTCGGGCCTCGCCCGGTCGCTCCGGCCCATTCCCGTGTCCGCATGCCGGTAGTACGCCGCCACGGGCAGCCGGACCGTCATGGTCGTCCCCTTTCCGGCACCGTCGCTCATGGCCTCGACGGTCCCACCGTGAAGTTCGGTCAGTTGCTTGACGATCGAGAGGCCAAGGCCGAGCCCGCCGTGCTTCCGCGTCGTCGAGGAATCGGCCTGGCGGAAACGGTCAAAGATCACATGGAGCATCTTGGGATCGATGCCTTCCCCGTCGTCCGTGACCCGCACGACGGCCATCGAGCCTTCCACGTCCAATTGGACCTCGATATGACCGTTACGCGGAGTGAACTTGACGGAATTCGAAACGAGGTTCATGACGATCTGGGTCAGACGCGACGGGTCTCCACGGCTGAACACTTCGCCCGCTTCGGTCCGCAATTCGATCGAAATGCTCTTGTTGTCGGCGGCGAGCTTGGCCGACCGGACGGCTTCGGCGACGATCTCTCCGAGGTCGACGATCTGGAGGTCGAGACGCAGTTTTCCTGATTGAATGCGGCTCATATCGAGGAGGTCGTCGATCAGCTGGGCTTGGAGCCGGGTGCTGCGTTCGATCGCACCGAGGCCCTCGACCGTCGTCGAATCGAGCCCCTGCCGCTTGCGGAGGAGTTCCGACCATCCTAGGATCGTCGTCAAGGGTGAGCGGAGTTCGTGGGACAACGTCGCGACGAACTCGTCTTTGATCCGGCTGGCGGCTTCTGCTTCGCTTCGGGCCCGCCTTTCGTTGGCCAGGATCCTCTCGCGGTCGAGTTCGAGCTGTTTGCGCGTCGTGACGTCCTGCACATAGACGAACATGCCGTCCGCGTTAGGAAACGCTCGCAAATGGAACCAACGGCTGCCTCCCGGTTCTGGAACGTCGATCGCTAGACTGTCGCCGTTCCTCTTGGCCGTCTCGAACATCGAGCGGTAGAAGGGGCTGCGTGCTCCGGACGTCAGTTCCCAGATCGGAGCGCCGACTTCCGCATTGTCCCGTCCGACGATCTCGCGGAACGCACGGTTCGTGTGGACGATGTGCCACTGATTGTCGACGGCGAAGAACCCGTCGGACACCCCGTCGAGGATGGCGTCTAACTGCTGTCGCGTCGTATCGCGTTCCCGTTCGGCCTTGCGATACCGGACCGCCGCGATCCGCATAAGGTCGCAGACCACGCAGAGAAAGAGCCACGTCACGCAGATCGACACGACCTGCAACCAAGTGTCGAAGGGGTCGACGGACCGCGATGGGCCGATCCAGAGAAAGCCGATCCAAAGTGCGATCGCTGACGCGAGCAAGCCCGGGACGAGTCCCCCGACGAAGGCGGCCAGCGCGATCGGGACGGTGAAAAAGATGAAGCGGGCGTTTCCACCGAGGACAGGACTGAGCTGCACCCTGACCAATCCGGCGAGCAAAGTCGCGAAGACCGCAAGCGCGTAATGGAGCCATTTCGGGCCCGACCAGATCCTGTACAAAAGGTCGTTCAATCCCTCCACTGTTACCCCGCTGATCGTAAGAATGAAGTAAGAGCGCCCTCACGCACGGGCACGCCCATGGATTTTTCACATTCCTTACCGAAATCGGGCGGCTCCTTGCGTCCTGCACGGCGTCCAGAGGCGCCTGGAAGACCGGGTGCAACCATGAACGCTAAAACGTTGATCGGACCAATCGCCAACAGGGCCCTCGTCCTCGCCGACGCCTTCGACACAGGCAAGGACGCCTTCGACAAAAGGGCTCGAACGGACAACCGCCACCTGAGGACCTGGCGGTCCAGCGCGATCAAGTGCGCTGGCTCTTCGGTCCTGACCGCCGTGTTCGGTGGACTCGCGATGATGGCCCTGGCGCGTCTGATCGACGCGTCCAAGAAACATCAAGAATGGAAAAAGGAAGACCGGAAGCTGGACGCTGACCTCGAATCGACGTTCGAGGCGAGCGATCCGGTCGCCAAGTACTAGTCGCCGTCCTTGGGGCCGTAACGGACGACGCCTCCCCCTAAGGAGTAGACGTCCGTACGGCCGAAGGCGCGCAAGTGGTCCGTCAGGTGTCCGGTCCTTCTGCCGGAACGGCACACGAGGACGACCGGCTCGGGCCCTTCGACCGAAGAAGGGTCGAAGATGCTGAGGGGGACGAAACTCCACGAGTGTTCCCATCCTGATAGCGGCCTTGGAGACTCTTCGGGTTCTCTCACGTCGATCAACCGGAGGGGCCCTAGGGCCAGGCGGGCCGCCTCCAAGGAGTCCACTTCCCAGGACGGTTCGGACGTCAAGCTTGGCTCTGGACCTGCGCCGCACGCTGGACAACGAGGATTCACGCGTCGGCGCACGGTTAACGATTCACCGGTCGTCCTGTCCACGACCCGGCACGATCCGGCCCAAAGTGGCGTGCCAGCGAGACTGCGGACAGCCTCCCGGACCGACCAGACCTGGTTTTCCAAGTCTGCCGGCCCGACCGGGTCCGAGCCGCTTTCGTGTTGGAACGGCCACAGGCATTCGAGACAAGGGCCGTCCGGCGAAACCGTCATCGTCTGACTCTCCCCCGCGACCGTGCGACCAAGGACGACGGGCACGCCCGTCTTCCTGGCCACTCTTTGGAGCACCAACGACGTCCCAAAGTCGCCGGACGCGTCCACGACGACGTCGCAACCTTCGATGGCGACCGACGCCGTCATGGCGTCGATCGGACCGTCGATCGTCTCCGTCCGAAGGCCCGGAAAGGCTTTCCTCAACATTGCGGCGGCTTGATCGAGAGCGCCGCCCCGGACGAGGACGTCTGGGTCATGACGGCCCAGGCGCAACGAGCCGACGCCGCATTCGACCAAGTCCAGAACGACCTCGGGGCACGTCCATGGACCGATGAGAAGGGCGCGACGGACCGGCGTGTCCCGGGCTGGTCCAACGGGATCGGTCCCGATCCAACCGGAGTCACCGTCAGCGTAATGCTCTTTCTTCCAAACCGGTACGCGCCGTTTGATTTCGGAAATGATCCATTCGCACGCGGCGAACGCCTCGGCGCGATGGGGTGCGGCGACGTCGATGCGGACAGCCGTCTCACCGATCTCCAAGAGCCCGACGCGATGGACCGCCTTGGCGTCCGTCAGTCCGAAACGTTCGATGGCCTCTCCAAGGACTTTGGCCCCTTCCGCTTCGGCGAGTCCCTGATGGGCTTCATATCCGAGACGGAGGACTTCGCGGCCCTCGTGCTCGTTGCGGACTGTCCCGATGAACGTGACATAGCCTCCCGCGCCGGGGTGGACGTCCGCTCCTTGATCGATCGGATCCGTGACGATATGGAACAAATCAGCCTCCCGCCACAGGCGGAACGAACACGACCTCGTCTCCGTCGGTCAGGGGACGGTCCGGGTCC is a genomic window of Armatimonadota bacterium containing:
- a CDS encoding SRPBCC family protein, with the translated sequence MTTEKITVATTIAAPIADVWHAYNSPEDIVRWNTPSDDWHTTKATVDLREGGEFCSRMEAKDGSMGFDFAGTYTKIVDNERIEYAFGERAALVEFLPGADAVTVRVTFDPEDQNSIEMQRGGWQAILDSFGRFVEARVQGA
- a CDS encoding DUF1328 domain-containing protein: MLYWTAVFFIIALVAAFFGFGGIAGASAGIAQILFIAFLVLAVVSLLLRGRVNT
- a CDS encoding RNA polymerase sigma factor, with amino-acid sequence MNSRDEETRIRIEEVFRLESRRAFAVLVRHFGDFDLAEDALQDAFRAALESWPQTGLPDRPLAWLVSTARHKALDVLRRRARTDALTPADEALLANDPTSDTPDLGTVGDEVLRLVFTCCHPALGTEAQIALTLREVCELTTEEIAKAFLVPAPTLAQRIVRAKAKIRDSKIPFEVPDPVDLPGRLDAVLRTVYLVFNEGYSASSGDDLIRHDLVDEAVRLGRLLADLLPEPEVLGLLALMLSARARRAARLSPDGDIVLLEDQDRSLWDTAAITEASNLVQEAIRTQGYAAYTVQAAISVVHSEAPTYGDTDWNEIVGLYDVLLHMEPSPIVELNRAVAVAMRTGPEASLGTVERLIESGGLAEYHFAHAFAADLYARSGQREKAAAAFHRAIGLAPLEAERRLLQRKLDAL
- a CDS encoding BON domain-containing protein; the protein is MTRHLIALAGALAIGTLTGCDNTAEGMKKDAQINGKNAEQAADEARSKADEAGKDMGAAVNLTPMIKSAIVADPSLNDPANQIDVDSSDEAVTLSGHVKSAELKSLAGDIAERAVKEKGGKQKVDNRLEVRPS
- a CDS encoding YciI family protein, whose translation is MKYLCLVYLDEEHWSACPDDVCSAYGQSLAERGVLKAAEPLHPVEAATTVRMRNGRLTVTDGPFAETKEMLAGFYLVDAKDLNEAIRIAGDIPPAKYGSIEVRPVRDLKT
- a CDS encoding response regulator, which translates into the protein MSNPVPVTVLAIEDDLAIRRLLKVSFENTEFRLLEAENAADGIDLIAKRRPDIVLLDIGLPDSDGMDVIKTVRSWSGVPILIVSGEGDEDRKVKALESGADDYVTKPFGVSELFARMKVALRHQMQAGNAVQEPVFASGDLTIDRAAREVTVRGERIHLTPIEFKLLLTLAKYAGKVVTHRQLLAEVWGEEYTEESQYLRVYMGYLRKKIEADPERPVLLLNEPRIGYRLVV
- a CDS encoding response regulator, coding for MNDLLYRIWSGPKWLHYALAVFATLLAGLVRVQLSPVLGGNARFIFFTVPIALAAFVGGLVPGLLASAIALWIGFLWIGPSRSVDPFDTWLQVVSICVTWLFLCVVCDLMRIAAVRYRKAERERDTTRQQLDAILDGVSDGFFAVDNQWHIVHTNRAFREIVGRDNAEVGAPIWELTSGARSPFYRSMFETAKRNGDSLAIDVPEPGGSRWFHLRAFPNADGMFVYVQDVTTRKQLELDRERILANERRARSEAEAASRIKDEFVATLSHELRSPLTTILGWSELLRKRQGLDSTTVEGLGAIERSTRLQAQLIDDLLDMSRIQSGKLRLDLQIVDLGEIVAEAVRSAKLAADNKSISIELRTEAGEVFSRGDPSRLTQIVMNLVSNSVKFTPRNGHIEVQLDVEGSMAVVRVTDDGEGIDPKMLHVIFDRFRQADSSTTRKHGGLGLGLSIVKQLTELHGGTVEAMSDGAGKGTTMTVRLPVAAYYRHADTGMGRSDRARPDLSGAEILVVDDDESTRGLLGIVLMECGATVRSAASAQEAIELLGQGAPDVLLSDIGMPDMDGLQMIARIRAMDSEPQKTVPAIALTAFAREKDRAMSKEAGYDTHLSKPVDADELIDAIAELLASRKWRAD
- a CDS encoding RNA polymerase sigma factor, whose protein sequence is MEVIEKRATFERFMDSVKGRALAYALHLARNKEDAEDLVQEASMRAYRAFDPDSHVAVPDAWMKQIVRRCFLDMKRRRRRRPTTTSLEAIQDDNPYFDAADPKEQTDLLAINDAFSPQVRKALQTLTEEQRAIVIAALTEGETHAALSERFGCGVTTFRTRLHRAHRCLKRHLMTVDPSFRRPAESSFA